The region ATTTTCCCTTATGCTGACCACACGTGCAAATGTCCTAAATCAGCGCTCTCTGCTTCTCTGCCATCTCAGCTGGAAAAGCGGCTGGAGGAATGGTTGGAGAAGACATTACCTGGCAGTGACTGGACACCCAATGCCCGGTTCATCATTCGTTCTTGGCTTCGGGATGGCCTCAAGCCACGCTGCATAACCCGAGACCTCAAATGGGGAACCCCTGTACCCTTGGAAGGTTTTGAGGACAAAGTAAAAACCCTGTGCTTTATTCATATCTCATATTATTCAGCCGTGGGGTTTGGACCCTGGGCTAGCAGAATAGATGGTGATTGTGTCTTGTTTCAGTCTGAGACTTTGGGTTGGTGGGGTTTTCCCAGTGTTCCTGCATCCTACCGTGTCTCCTTCTTTCTGACTCTCCAGGTATTCTATGTCTGGTTTGATGCCACTATTGGCTACGTATCCATCACAGCCAACTACACAGACCAGTGGGAGAGATGGTGGAAGAACCCAGAGCAAGTGAGCAGTTCTTGGTTagcctgtccatggggagggggTTTGTGGGAGGATGGTTAGGGTTGGGTAGCTGATCTTTCTTGGGTCTTTGAAAAGGATCTTAGGAGCTCTGTCTCCCAATTATATTCCATAGGTGGACCTATATCAGTTCATGGCCAAAGACAATGTTCCCTTCCACGGCTTAGTCTTTCCTTGTTCAGTCCTAGGAGCTGAGGACAACTACACCTTGGTCAAGAACCTCATTGCTACAGGTACCCTGGAGGACTGGAGCTGGGAGTGTTTCTAGGGACTTAGGGCCAAGGCAGGACTTGGAGGAGGTTCCTGGAGAGATGCTAGATCTTGAGTTAGGAGTTGAGATGAAATATTTTGGGAGTGAGTAGAACATGAAAATGCaatccagaaaaggaaaaagaacctgAAGAGAGCAAAAACTCAAAGCTAAGTTTTGTAATGGTAGAAGTAAAGGGAAGAAGGCCAAAATGGAGAGGAAGGATCTCCCAGGTTCTGTGCAGGCCAGCTACTCAAGTGTTGCTGGACACCCATAGCTGGGgttgagggagaggaaaggggaattTGTGGGGCAGAGAGAAAGGACATGACTTGAACGGATGGTTCTCATTCTTCTCTGTCCAGAATACCTGAATTACGAGGATGGGAAGTTTTCTAAGAGCCGGGGTGTGGGAGTGTTTGGGGACATGGCCCAGGACACAGGGATCCCTGCTGACATCTGGCGCTTCTACCTGCTGTACATTCGGCCTGAGGGCCAGGACAGTGCCTTCTCCTGGACAGACATGTTGCTCAAGAATAATTCTGAGCTGCTTAACAACCTGGGCAATTTCATCAACAGGTGGGACACGGTGAGGGGTCAGAGTCAGCAGATGAGCTCCGGTGGGGCTAACTCCACTCTGGGATGGGAAtgtgggaggggcgggggagggggaggaggctgggagggctggggagggcagtgTGGAGAGGAGGTTCTGTCAATCGGGATCTGCTCCTGGAACATAAGAGGCAATGTATGTTCGGAGAAGTTAGTTGTAGAGATGGGATTTAGCAGAGTTGGTCACAAAGTGAATTTTTGCtcattgttttcttattaatgTTCTTTATAGAATTGGAAATGTGTTCTCTCCTAGCAAAAAAAATTCACTTGCAGACCATTGAAAAGTTTGGCTGAAGGAAGGCATTATTTGACCATAGGGGTAGGATGCCTCTGTAGTCTTTGGAGTCTTGTTGCTTTAGGCTCACATGCCATTGTGGGTCCCTACCTCAGCTATTCTGTGCTCTAAAGAAATAGCCCCCATGGCTCCCCACCATGGAGGATACTTCAGGTCTGGTCATCAACCACGTTTAAAGGTAGTCCCTACTATTTGTTTGTCTGATAGCAATTAACGTATATTTCAACTTGATCATTCTGAGtattgacttaaaaataaaaccaatagtTGCTTAACTTTAAAAGGTTTCTTGACATAAGGGTTTCTCTATGTAGATTGTCTATTATGTGCAAGGTTATATTCTTAGGAGAGAGAGAATAAGGAATTAATTTAAGTTTTGCCTTCCACCTTGAGGATGCCAGGTGgtttcagttctgagaaaatgtGGAATTAAGAAAATCAGGTCAAATTTCTACAAGGAgactcttttctctcccttctcccttccctactCCCTTCCAGAGCTGGGATGTTTGTGTCTAAGTTCTTTGGGGGCTTTGTGCCTGAGATGGTGCTTACCTCTGATGATCGGCGCCTGCTGGCCCACATCACCCTGGAGCTCCAGCACTATCACCAGCTGCTGGAGAAGGTTCGGTAAGTAGTCTATACTTCTGTCTAATCTCTGATCTGCTGGCATGTTGAGAGCCCCATACTGGTCCCTCCAGGGCTTTACACCTTGGCCTGCGTCCTCCCACCCCAGGATCCGGGATGCCTTGCGCAGCATCCTCACCATCTCTCGCCATGGCAACCAGTACATTCAGGTGAATGAGCCCTGGAAGCGGATTAAAGGCAGCGACGCTGACAGGTAGGTAAGGAGGTGTAGGGTTGGTTACAGGAATAAAGTGGCTGGTAGGCTGTGTCCTACTGGAGGACCTGACTAAAATCTTTCCTTCCCCAGGCAGCGGGCAGGGACAGTGACAGGCTTGGCAGTGAATATAGCTGCCTTGCTGTCTGTCATGCTCCAGCCTTACATGCCCACAGTTAGCACCACCATCCAGGCCCAGCTGCAGCTCCCTCCTCCAACCTGCAGTATCCTGCCCACAAATTTCCTGTGCATCTTACCAGCAGGACACCAGATTGGCACAGTAAGTCTCTGGGAGCTGGAAGAGCCAGCCTCTCTTAAAATACCTACTACTGCCATGCAGCCTTTGCCGAGCGGTCAGGGAAGAACTTACTTTGCACGTGAGACTCTCACAGCTTTTCTCTGAACCCCTTCCCCACTCGTCTCCACTCTGCACTTAGGCTTGTTTCTGACAGGAAGTCCTTATCTGTAGCCCATATAGCCTCATCATTCTTCATGCCAGGACCCAGTGGGCAGGGAGAATACAGGGTGGCCATTTCTCTTTGACACAGATGATAAAAGTACGTATACACCTCTGAGCTTTTGCATCAACCTAGCACCATTAAATAGTTTAAGTAATCTTTGACCCTAGTGAATGCAAATGCTCTACTTGGATTCTTTACTGAAATCAGCAGGTATTTGCTCAATGTTATACTCCATGTTGCTTCTAAAACATTTAGAGTTCTTAAAGGTCAGACGTTGGGGTTGGAGAGGCCTCTATGTAGCCTGGTAGTTTCTACCTAATCAGTGAATGATTCTAGAATTCTTTTTTCACAGGTCAGTCCCTTGTTCCAAAAACTGGAAAATGACCAGATTGAAAGTTTGCGGCAGCGCTTCAGTGGGGGCCAGGTGAGAAAGCTAAAGGCTGCCTCTCACCCAGCGACAGTCCTTAGTGTCCCTCAGTAGACCTCATTCATCCCTCTTTCCATCTTTTGGCCCTGCTGCTTCCTCACTTACagtttttctttcctgtcttaGCTAGAAGAGTCCTTGGCATTAAAGGTAATCACCTTCCCCCTGAGATGTTACAAAACTTGAGGTCGGAGGATATTTATGGTAGCCGGTCACTAACTCTGTTGTTCTCCAGGCAAAAGCAGGCCCCAAGCCAGCAGCTGCAGGGACTATGACAACAGCTGGACCAGAGCAGATACAAGTGCTGATGGATGAAGTGACAAAGCAGGTATGAAGCTTCAGCCCTATGGGGGACTGGAAAAGCTGAATCCTAAACAGGTCCTTTTCTGGTCTCACTGTtgttcttcccccaccccctcgtcTCTTAGGGCAACATTGTCCGAGAATTGAAAGCACAAAAGGCAGATAAGAACCAGGTTGCTGCGGAGGTGGCTAAACTCTTGGATCTGAAGAAACAGTTGGCTCTAGCTGAGGGGAAACCCCTTGAAACCCCTAAAGGCAAGAAGAAAAAGTGACAGTGAGAACTTGACTCATAGAAAGTCACTTTAATGGACAGGAGCAGTAATCAATAAATATACAATTCTATATACATGCTGCGACCCTTTCCTGTTGTCGACCCTTAGCTTTCTCCCTACTGAACAGACGGGGTTGAGGGTACATAGTCGGCACTGGTGAGCAGGTGGTCCATAGCCTCTTCTAGGAAAGGTAAGAAGTGGCCTGAGGGGAAGTGCTGGTCCCAATTGTTCACGCTCGGTGCAGATTAACCATCCGGTCAATCAGAGCCCTGCGAGTCGCCTCCACTTCCCTGGACAGGCGCTCGATTTCCTGCTTGAGCCGTTCGTTCTCTTGGGCGAGCTGTGTCACTTTCCTTTCgttctcttgttctttctcctTCATGCGTTGCTTTCCAGTCCGGGCCGGGGACTGGCCACTCCGTTTCCGTTTCCTGGGTCTTCTTTggtcttcctcttcttcctcctgagCCAGAGAGCTCCGACTAGAATCTGGAGAGCGGGGGCTCTGGGAGGTGCTTGTGACCTCTGCTGTTCCTGGCTCCTCAGTCAGCCAAGCCAGAGAGGCGGGGTCGAGAGTGGTGAAGGTTTTTGATTCTTCCTTCAAGGGAATGAGGAAAAGCAGGGTAGCTATTAGCTGAGAAGGGAGGGGCagttccacccccaccccggtaGCTTTCGGCCTAGCATTCTCACCTCCTCATTTCCAGGGGGTGAGACATAGGAACCCCCATTTTCATCTGAGGACAGCACCTCCTGCAGGTCCTCATACCAGGCCTCCAACTCCCAGCTGGACAGTGTCCCGAAGGAGAAAGGCAGTGACTCAGCTGCCATCTCTGTGGCTGGATCAGGCTCTGGAAAAGGACATACCCAGGAtggtggtgggtggggaagaCGCTCCACAGAGCAGTCAGGCTCCAGGTTGGCACACTGGCCTGCTGCCTGTCCGTGTTATGGCagataaagttttactggaacacagccacatccacTTATTTACATGCTGTTTACGGCTGCTTTCATGCTCCAGTAGTGGTCCTCAACATCTAAAATACTTGCTAACTGGCTCTTTAAAATTTACCAACCTCTTATCGGCAACGATATTCCCTCCTTGCTTTGCCCAGCACTTGATACATTCCTACGAGTTCCTGGTAAAAGTCCTCAGCCCCCCTGGGGAACTCCATTGGTCATCTCCAGACCATCTGTGCTCCTTTCTCCTCCTGTATGGGGAGTTTGGGCAGACAGTCCTTTGGGTCAGTCTAGCCTTGATGGGAACTGAGGTGTGGTGTGGTGAGACCTCACCTGACCGCTCACTCAGAGCCACCTTTCAATTATGACATGCTCTAAGAATAGTGATTTGGTCACCTTGTTGGGGGCAGGCCAGGAGGCTGGATGTAGCCTGACAACAAAAGTCTGCTCAGATTCCAACCCTCCTCTTCCACCTTCTTCTAGGTGTTTTCATAATTTCTTAGGGTCCCAGTGAAGAGAGCCTAAGCAGCATCTCTTAGGGGTTGGTTTTGGGAAAGGGCCGGTTATGTTTACCTGCTTTCAGGTGTGATGATGTATGAAGATACACTTCCTTCTGGAACACTGTGGGGATCAAAGACAAATGTTAGCCATTTTTGGAAGGGAGGGGCAGGTTCTTTTATCTTCCGCTTCCTACTGGTCCTTCTTACATCCTGTCCTACAGAGTATGGATAGTTATTGGTCCCTGTAGCCATTTCCAAGGACAGAGAAGAGCCTGACTTCCTTTATTTTTAGTTGCTGACATTTGTAGTACTGATTACATAATAGCAAAATCGTGGCCAACTCAGCTTTCTGTAAATTCAAGGCAGGGTTAAAACCTGCCAGGGTTAAGGACTGGACTACAGGGGAGGAAACAAATCAAGTGGCCTTTTCCTAATTCCATTCCCACACTGACATCCTCCAAATGTGTATTTCCAGCCTGGACCTCCCAACTCTTAGCTGCTTACTTGCCATTCTCCTTTTGGATATTGAATAGGCGTCTTACACTTAACATGCCCAAAGACAAACTCCTGCTAATCTTCCCCTTCCAAAGTCTTTCCCATTTCAGTATACAGCAGCTTTAGTTGCTTGAGCCAAAAACCTTGGTATCGTCCTTAATTCCTCTCTGACACCCCACAATCCAATCCAGATCGCCAGCAAAATTTCTAAACTCATTCTTCAAAACCCCAGAATCTTCTCACCAACGCAGAAGTCCCTTGACTGCAGGTCTCCCAGTTTCTGCTCCTGCCACCCTTCCCAGAGTCTATTCACAACAGCCGCCAAAGTGAGCCTGTTAAAACTTAAGTCAGGTCGTGTCACTCCTCTGTTCAAAACCTTCTAATTTCACACCTGTTAAAGGCTAAAGTCCTTAAAATGGCTTAGAAGGCTGTACACAGTCTGTTCTTTCCTTGCCCTGCTTTTCTCACTGGCCACTCTCCACTCTCCCCCTTGCTCACTCTATTCCAGCCAACCAGCCTCCAATTCCCTAGATACTATGCAGGCTCCCACCTTAGGACCTCTGCTCTTGCTGTTCCTTCTCCTGGAAAGCTCTTCCACATATCTTTTTGCATGGCTTACTGCCTTGCCTCTTTTTAGGTCTTTCAATTTAAATGTCACCTCACTGAGGGGATCCCTGACCACCCGATGTAAACTGTAACCTCCACTCGGCATTCTCCACCCTTCTGTGCTTTAGTTTTTTGCATGGCACTTAAGTATTTGCTTACTCTATGCCTCTTCCCACTGTAAGCTCTGTGAGAGCAgagctttttttcctctcttgttcATGGATGTATCCTGGGCCCCAAACTGAATGGCTCATAGTAGGTGCTAGTTAAGTATTTGTtaggaatgaatggataaattctCCCCAATCCCTCAGAGGGAAAGAACGAAgcccagaggcagagaggcagctgCCTATCCCTGGAGACTGTAGATGCAATATCGTCCTGAGTGTTTCtctgcaggcctgtcctccctGGGGGACCCTCCTTGCCTTCCAGTGTGTGGGACGTAGCTTTCATCAGCAGTGGAGCCCCGGGCCAGAGGGCTGCGGAGCCAAGCAGGGGGCTAGCCTGATGCAATGGTTACACGGAGATTAGATGGAGACAGGAcaaggagaaagaggcagggaccGATCCCAGGGGAAGGACAATCCACTGGGGAGACCCCAAATGGCTTCCCATACTTAAAAGATCCAGGATGCTCTCTTGTGCAGGAGGCCCAGGGGCCTCTGCGGGAAAAGGAAAACCCATCATCACCTGTCCATCAACACCCTTTTCCC is a window of Camelus bactrianus isolate YW-2024 breed Bactrian camel chromosome 12, ASM4877302v1, whole genome shotgun sequence DNA encoding:
- the DDIT3 gene encoding DNA damage-inducible transcript 3 protein, giving the protein MAAESLPFSFGTLSSWELEAWYEDLQEVLSSDENGGSYVSPPGNEEEESKTFTTLDPASLAWLTEEPGTAEVTSTSQSPRSPDSSRSSLAQEEEEEDQRRPRKRKRSGQSPARTGKQRMKEKEQENERKVTQLAQENERLKQEIERLSREVEATRRALIDRMVNLHRA